In one Arenibacter antarcticus genomic region, the following are encoded:
- a CDS encoding pyruvate dehydrogenase complex E1 component subunit beta, whose translation MKTLQFREAIQEAMSEEMRRDESIYLMGEEVAEYNGAYKASKGMLDEFGPERVIDTPISELGFSGIGIGSAMTGNRPIIEFMTFNFSLVGIDQIINNAAKIRQMSGGQFNCPIVFRGPTGSAGQLGATHSQAFESWFANCPGLKVVVPSNPKDAKGLLKSAIRDNDPVIFMESEQMYGDKGEVPEGEYTIPLGVADIRREGTDVTIVSFGKIIKEADKAADELAKEGISLEIIDLRTVKPLDYDMVLKSVKKTNRLVILEEAWPFGNVATEITYYIQANAFDYLDAPIAKINTADTPAPYSPVLLAEWLPNHEDVIRAVKKVMYKK comes from the coding sequence ATGAAAACACTACAGTTTAGGGAAGCTATTCAAGAGGCAATGTCCGAAGAGATGAGAAGGGACGAGTCCATTTACTTGATGGGAGAGGAAGTTGCGGAATACAACGGAGCCTATAAGGCTTCTAAGGGAATGTTGGATGAGTTCGGCCCCGAGAGAGTAATTGACACGCCTATATCAGAGCTTGGCTTTTCAGGTATTGGAATAGGTTCTGCCATGACCGGTAATAGACCCATTATAGAGTTTATGACCTTCAACTTTTCCTTGGTAGGGATAGATCAAATCATAAACAATGCTGCGAAGATCAGACAAATGTCAGGTGGTCAGTTTAATTGTCCTATTGTTTTTCGTGGACCAACCGGTTCTGCAGGGCAATTGGGAGCAACGCATTCACAAGCCTTTGAGAGCTGGTTTGCAAACTGCCCTGGACTAAAAGTTGTGGTTCCCTCCAATCCCAAGGATGCCAAAGGATTGTTGAAATCGGCCATACGTGACAATGATCCGGTTATTTTCATGGAATCCGAGCAAATGTATGGCGATAAAGGTGAGGTTCCTGAAGGGGAATATACCATACCTTTAGGTGTTGCAGATATTAGAAGGGAAGGAACAGATGTTACTATAGTTTCTTTTGGAAAGATAATTAAGGAAGCGGACAAGGCTGCCGATGAATTGGCTAAAGAAGGTATTAGTCTAGAAATAATAGACTTGCGTACGGTAAAGCCATTGGATTACGATATGGTGTTGAAATCCGTAAAGAAAACTAATAGATTGGTCATTTTGGAAGAAGCCTGGCCCTTTGGGAATGTGGCAACTGAAATCACCTATTACATACAAGCAAATGCATTTGATTACTTAGATGCACCGATCGCCAAAATAAACACTGCCGATACTCCGGCGCCATATTCTCCCGTGCTTTTGGCAGAATGGTTGCCTAATCATGAGGACGTGATCAGAGCAGTGAAAAAAGTAATGTATAAAAAATAA
- a CDS encoding electron transfer flavoprotein subunit beta/FixA family protein, translated as MKILVCISNVPDTTSKINFTDGNTKFDSNGVQFVINPNDEFGLTRAMWFKEKQGATVHVATVGGPTTEPTIRKALAIGADEAIRVNAEPLDGYFVAEQLAAVVKNGAYDLVIAGRESIDYNGGMVPGILATLLGMNFINTCISLEIEGETATAVREIDGGKEKLTTSLPLVIGGQKGLVAESDLRIPNMRGIMMARQKKLNVVEPVGTEITTEDVAFDKPAPKGSIKLVAADNLDELINLLHNEAKVI; from the coding sequence ATGAAAATTTTAGTATGCATAAGTAATGTCCCCGATACTACGTCTAAAATTAATTTTACCGATGGCAACACCAAGTTTGATAGTAATGGAGTGCAATTTGTAATTAATCCAAACGACGAATTTGGCCTTACAAGGGCCATGTGGTTCAAAGAAAAACAAGGAGCAACTGTACATGTTGCCACGGTAGGTGGGCCTACTACGGAACCTACCATAAGAAAGGCACTTGCCATTGGAGCGGACGAGGCCATTAGGGTAAATGCGGAACCCTTAGACGGATATTTTGTTGCAGAACAATTGGCAGCCGTAGTAAAAAACGGGGCCTATGACCTAGTGATTGCCGGTAGGGAATCTATAGATTACAATGGCGGTATGGTACCTGGGATATTGGCTACTTTATTGGGCATGAATTTTATAAATACCTGTATCAGTTTAGAAATTGAAGGAGAGACAGCAACTGCGGTAAGGGAAATAGATGGCGGAAAAGAAAAATTAACCACTAGCCTTCCTTTGGTTATTGGAGGACAAAAAGGTTTAGTGGCCGAAAGCGACCTTAGGATTCCCAATATGAGAGGGATAATGATGGCTCGACAGAAAAAACTAAATGTGGTAGAACCCGTTGGAACCGAAATCACGACAGAAGATGTTGCTTTTGACAAACCGGCTCCAAAAGGAAGTATCAAACTGGTAGCGGCCGATAATTTGGACGAGTTGATCAATCTTTTGCACAACGAGGCCAAGGTAATCTAA
- a CDS encoding electron transfer flavoprotein subunit alpha/FixB family protein: protein MSVLVYTESENGKFKKNATEVASFAHEVARQMDTTATAVSINANDSGNMGDYGISKVLNVTDEKLKTFNAQAYAHVLKQAAEKEGAKVIIVSSSTDTKFLAPILTALLKGGYVPNVVAAPDSISPFKVKRTVFSNKGFAHTELKSDIKVIGVSNNAFGSVENKTTATVESFSPSLDGNIFGTTSVSIDKVVGKATIADADIVVSGGRGLKGPENWGMIEELAEVLGAATACSKPVSDLGWRPHGEHVGQTGKPVASNLYIAIGISGAIQHLAGVSASKVKVVINSDPEAPFFKAADYGVVGDAFEVVPTLIEKLKKFKTQNA, encoded by the coding sequence ATGTCAGTTCTAGTATATACGGAGTCCGAAAACGGAAAATTTAAAAAGAATGCCACTGAAGTAGCCTCTTTCGCCCATGAGGTGGCCAGACAAATGGATACTACCGCCACAGCGGTCTCCATCAATGCCAACGACTCGGGAAACATGGGAGACTATGGGATATCCAAGGTTTTGAATGTTACCGACGAAAAATTAAAGACCTTTAACGCTCAGGCCTACGCCCATGTGCTAAAACAGGCTGCCGAAAAAGAAGGTGCCAAGGTCATTATAGTAAGCTCCAGTACAGACACCAAATTTTTGGCTCCAATTTTAACGGCGCTTCTAAAAGGTGGATATGTTCCTAACGTGGTAGCGGCACCCGATAGTATTTCTCCATTTAAGGTAAAGCGAACCGTATTTAGTAACAAAGGTTTTGCACATACGGAACTTAAATCCGATATTAAAGTAATTGGTGTTTCCAACAATGCCTTTGGAAGTGTTGAAAACAAGACCACTGCCACCGTAGAGAGCTTTAGTCCTTCGCTAGATGGGAATATTTTTGGCACTACTTCAGTATCTATAGATAAGGTAGTTGGCAAGGCAACCATCGCTGATGCCGATATTGTTGTTTCTGGTGGACGAGGTCTTAAGGGTCCAGAAAACTGGGGAATGATAGAAGAATTGGCCGAAGTACTAGGAGCTGCTACTGCTTGCTCCAAACCTGTTTCTGACCTAGGCTGGAGGCCACATGGGGAACACGTAGGGCAAACTGGGAAGCCGGTAGCCAGCAACTTATATATTGCAATAGGCATATCTGGCGCCATTCAACATTTGGCAGGAGTAAGTGCTTCCAAGGTAAAAGTAGTCATCAACTCCGACCCTGAAGCCCCATTTTTTAAGGCTGCAGACTACGGTGTGGTAGGGGATGCTTTTGAAGTAGTTCCCACGCTAATAGAAAAATTAAAGAAATTTAAGACTCAAAACGCTTAA
- a CDS encoding bifunctional nuclease family protein, giving the protein MSLVRLKIKGISYSQTQNGAYALILNEVEGDRKLPIVIGAFEAQSIAIALEKEIKPPRPLTHDLFKNFADRFDIVIKQVIIHKLVDGVFYSSIICERDKIEEIIDARTSDAIALALRFNAPIFTYKTILDKAGIFLKFSSKEKEKDESDDSIMVDEILQEGETVEINPGSKDMYLELSLEELYTELDKAVASEDYEKAAKLRDEISKRK; this is encoded by the coding sequence ATGAGTCTAGTTAGATTAAAAATAAAGGGGATTTCCTATAGCCAAACGCAAAATGGTGCCTATGCCCTTATATTGAATGAAGTGGAGGGTGATCGAAAATTGCCTATTGTTATTGGTGCCTTTGAAGCCCAATCCATTGCCATTGCTCTGGAGAAAGAAATTAAGCCTCCCAGGCCCTTGACCCATGATCTTTTTAAGAATTTTGCCGACCGATTTGACATTGTCATCAAACAGGTCATTATACATAAATTGGTAGATGGTGTCTTTTACTCCAGTATTATTTGCGAGCGAGATAAAATAGAAGAAATTATAGATGCCAGAACCAGCGATGCCATTGCTTTGGCCCTTAGGTTCAACGCCCCTATTTTTACTTATAAGACCATCCTAGACAAGGCGGGAATTTTCCTTAAATTTTCTTCCAAAGAAAAGGAAAAGGATGAATCTGATGATAGTATTATGGTGGACGAGATACTACAAGAAGGGGAAACAGTAGAGATAAATCCTGGTTCTAAGGACATGTACCTAGAACTTAGCTTGGAGGAACTGTATACAGAACTCGACAAAGCGGTTGCCAGCGAAGATTACGAAAAGGCTGCAAAACTTAGGGATGAAATTTCCAAACGCAAATAG